One window of the Salvelinus sp. IW2-2015 linkage group LG10, ASM291031v2, whole genome shotgun sequence genome contains the following:
- the knop1 gene encoding LOW QUALITY PROTEIN: lysine-rich nucleolar protein 1 (The sequence of the model RefSeq protein was modified relative to this genomic sequence to represent the inferred CDS: inserted 1 base in 1 codon) — MEGSTPHKKGKKIPTKGKKKIKVESCAPEDQERDQTDVVFLSETRGNAFEIHIDQGRRLALQNEIDQKSNPVQLKAAPVPSGLGQWGTAQFDSSDQHSKFLRLMGGFKKSGQPMATSGATGGRANMALTKDGQQSLQQGLXGEFERAQSRRMDFTEGAGLGFSAPSNKKSSIDINKTRSVRFDD; from the exons ATGGAGGGCAGCACCCCTCACAAGAAAGGGAAGAAGATTCCGACGAAGGGGAAAAAGAAGATAAAGGTGGAGAGCTGCGCCCCTGAAGACCAGGAG AGGGACCAGACGGACGTGGTTTTCCTGTCGGAGACCAGGGGAAACGCCTTCGAGATCCATATTGATCAG GGGAGACGCCTGGCCCTGCAGAATGAGATCGACCAGAAGTCCAATCCAGTCCAACTCAAAGCAGCACCGGTACCATCG GGTTTGGGCCAGTGGGGCACTGCCCAGTTTGACAGTTCCGACCAACATAGTAAGTTCCTGCGGTTGATGGGCGGCTTCAAGAAGAGCGGGCAGCCAATGGCAACGAGCGGTGCGACGGGAGGGCGGGCCAACATGGCGCTGACTAAAGACGGACAGCAGAGCTTGCAGCAAGGCC CTGGGGAATTTGAGCGCGCTCAGTCGCGCCGCATGGACTTCACGGAGGGGGCGGGACTTGGGTTCTCGGCGCCGTCCAATAAGAAGTCTTCGATTGACATCAACAAAACCCGATCGGTGCGCTTCGATGATTGA